From Deferrisoma camini S3R1, the proteins below share one genomic window:
- the urtE gene encoding urea ABC transporter ATP-binding subunit UrtE, whose translation MLEISGLNQFYGGSHILWDLRLSVPEGSCTCIVGRNGVGKTTLLKAVMGLLPIPSGSIVFEGRELSGHPPEIRARLGIGYVPQGREVFPHLTVEENLRLGLGARRDGLREIPDSVFELFPALRKMRHRRGGDLSGGQQQQLAIARALVIDPKLLILDEPTEGIQPNIVHEIGDVIMHLNREGNVTVLLVEQKLPFARRVARDFFIMEKGRTVASGPIENLDEHLVQRYLTV comes from the coding sequence GTGCTCGAGATCAGCGGTCTCAATCAGTTCTACGGCGGAAGCCACATCCTTTGGGACCTCCGGCTGAGCGTGCCCGAGGGCTCCTGCACCTGCATCGTGGGGCGCAACGGTGTGGGCAAGACCACTCTTCTCAAAGCGGTGATGGGCCTGCTCCCGATCCCATCCGGCAGCATCGTGTTCGAAGGCCGCGAGCTGTCGGGGCACCCCCCAGAGATCCGTGCCCGTCTCGGGATCGGGTACGTCCCCCAGGGGCGGGAGGTGTTTCCCCATCTCACGGTGGAGGAGAACCTCCGGCTGGGGCTGGGTGCGCGCCGGGACGGCCTCCGGGAGATTCCCGACTCCGTTTTCGAGCTGTTTCCAGCGCTCCGGAAGATGCGGCACCGCCGGGGAGGGGACCTCTCCGGCGGGCAGCAACAACAGCTCGCGATTGCGCGGGCGCTCGTGATCGATCCGAAGCTTCTGATCCTGGACGAGCCCACGGAGGGGATCCAACCCAACATCGTCCACGAGATCGGCGACGTGATCATGCATCTGAACCGCGAGGGGAACGTGACCGTGCTGTTGGTGGAACAGAAGCTGCCGTTCGCGCGGCGCGTAGCCCGGGACTTTTTCATCATGGAGAAAGGACGAACCGTGGCGAGTGGCCCGATCGAGAACCTCGATGAGCATCTGGTCCAACGGTATCTCACCGTTTGA
- the urtC gene encoding urea ABC transporter permease subunit UrtC: protein MHSRRGWLVTALVAAVGIVGVPVLNLVPPPGTWLHVPDYMVMLLGKFLCYAMVALAMDLIWGFTGILSLGHGVFFALGGYAMGMHLMRAIAGEGVYRSNLPDFMVFLDWKELPWFWYGFDRFWFALLMAVLVPALLAYVFGYFAFRSRIKGVYFSIITQAMTYALMLLFFRNETGFGGNNGLTDFKRILGFSLQVPSTKLGLYVVTAVLLLLTYLLCRYIVTSKLGRVLAAIRDAESRVMFSGYNPLHYKLFVWTLSAVLCGLAGALYVPQVGIINPSEMQPAGSIEMAIWVAVGGRGTLVGALVGAMLVNGIKSWFTVVSPELWLYVLGALFVGVTLFFPEGAAALLNRFPKRRGSCTSNR from the coding sequence ATGCACTCACGGCGGGGCTGGCTCGTTACGGCCCTCGTCGCGGCCGTCGGCATCGTCGGGGTTCCCGTTCTCAACCTCGTGCCGCCGCCGGGTACATGGCTCCACGTTCCCGACTACATGGTCATGCTCCTCGGCAAATTCCTCTGTTACGCCATGGTGGCCCTGGCGATGGACCTCATCTGGGGGTTCACGGGCATCCTGAGCCTCGGGCACGGGGTGTTCTTCGCCCTGGGCGGGTACGCCATGGGGATGCATCTCATGCGCGCCATCGCAGGGGAAGGGGTCTACCGGAGCAACCTGCCGGACTTCATGGTGTTCCTCGACTGGAAGGAGCTGCCCTGGTTCTGGTACGGGTTCGACCGGTTCTGGTTTGCCCTGCTCATGGCGGTGCTGGTGCCGGCCCTGCTGGCCTATGTCTTCGGCTACTTCGCGTTCCGCTCCAGGATCAAGGGGGTCTACTTCTCGATCATCACCCAAGCGATGACCTACGCCCTCATGCTCCTGTTCTTCCGGAACGAGACGGGCTTTGGGGGGAACAACGGCCTCACCGACTTCAAACGAATCCTGGGGTTTTCCCTTCAGGTCCCCTCCACCAAGCTGGGCCTCTACGTCGTTACCGCCGTGCTCCTCCTGCTCACGTACCTCCTGTGCCGGTACATCGTCACCTCCAAGCTCGGCCGGGTGCTCGCTGCCATACGCGACGCCGAGAGCCGGGTCATGTTCTCCGGATACAACCCGCTCCACTACAAGCTCTTTGTCTGGACCCTGTCGGCGGTCCTGTGTGGGCTCGCCGGAGCCCTGTACGTCCCCCAAGTGGGCATCATCAACCCCAGCGAAATGCAGCCCGCCGGGTCCATCGAGATGGCGATATGGGTTGCCGTGGGCGGCAGAGGGACCCTTGTCGGGGCCTTGGTCGGCGCGATGCTGGTCAACGGGATCAAGAGCTGGTTCACCGTCGTCTCCCCCGAGCTGTGGCTGTACGTTCTCGGCGCGCTGTTCGTCGGCGTGACCCTTTTCTTTCCCGAAGGGGCTGCCGCACTTCTGAACCGTTTTCCCAAAAGAAGGGGCTCATGCACGTCGAACCGGTAA
- the urtA gene encoding urea ABC transporter substrate-binding protein — protein sequence MVAAAALGALLTTPSYGAAEDGVIKVGILHSLSGTMAISETSLKDVALMAIEEINESGGLLGKKIEPIVVDPASNWPLFAEKARELIEKHKVAVVFGCWTSVSRKSVLPVFEELNALLFYPVQYEGEECSYNVFYTGAAPNQQAIPAVEYLMSEEGGGAKRFVLLGTDYVYPRTTNKILRAFLHQKGVSDDDIMEIYTPFGHSDYQTIVANIKRFAAAKPTAVISTINGDSNVPFYRELANQGVRAEDIPVIAFSVGEEELRGIDTAPLVGHLAAWNYFMSIDSPENRAFVKKWKAYVKKHNLPGGDKRVTNDPMEATYIGIKMWAQAVLQAGTTDVDAVRQAMGYQTFKAPSGYEIRMDPKNHHLHKPVFIGEIREDGQFDIVWQTDGPVRAEPWSPYLPDSAKKVADWTYPWVCGNCTEPRYK from the coding sequence ATGGTCGCCGCAGCGGCGCTCGGCGCACTTCTGACTACGCCCTCTTATGGCGCCGCAGAGGACGGGGTCATCAAGGTCGGCATCCTGCATTCCCTGTCTGGGACCATGGCCATCAGCGAAACCTCCCTGAAGGACGTTGCGCTGATGGCCATAGAGGAGATCAATGAGTCGGGGGGGCTGCTGGGAAAGAAGATCGAGCCCATTGTGGTGGACCCAGCCTCCAACTGGCCCCTGTTCGCAGAGAAGGCCCGCGAACTGATCGAAAAGCACAAGGTTGCGGTCGTGTTCGGCTGCTGGACCTCGGTGTCCAGAAAGTCTGTACTCCCCGTATTTGAAGAGCTCAACGCCCTCCTGTTCTACCCCGTGCAGTATGAAGGGGAAGAGTGCTCCTACAACGTCTTCTACACCGGGGCTGCCCCCAACCAGCAAGCGATCCCGGCTGTCGAGTACCTCATGAGCGAGGAAGGCGGCGGCGCAAAACGGTTCGTGCTGCTGGGCACCGACTATGTGTATCCGCGCACCACCAACAAGATCCTTCGCGCTTTCCTGCACCAAAAAGGCGTCAGTGACGACGACATCATGGAGATCTACACCCCTTTCGGGCACAGCGACTATCAAACCATTGTCGCAAACATCAAAAGGTTCGCAGCAGCAAAACCGACAGCCGTCATCTCCACCATCAACGGTGACTCGAATGTGCCCTTTTACAGGGAGCTGGCCAACCAGGGGGTCCGGGCCGAGGACATCCCCGTCATCGCCTTCTCCGTGGGTGAAGAAGAGCTGCGGGGCATCGACACGGCGCCCCTCGTCGGCCACCTGGCGGCCTGGAACTACTTCATGTCCATAGACTCCCCCGAGAACCGGGCGTTCGTAAAGAAGTGGAAGGCATACGTCAAGAAGCACAACCTCCCCGGCGGCGACAAACGGGTGACGAACGATCCGATGGAGGCCACCTACATCGGGATCAAGATGTGGGCACAGGCCGTGCTCCAAGCAGGCACCACGGATGTGGACGCGGTCAGGCAGGCCATGGGCTATCAGACGTTCAAGGCACCTTCGGGGTATGAGATTCGGATGGACCCGAAGAACCACCATCTCCACAAGCCGGTCTTCATCGGCGAGATCCGAGAGGACGGCCAGTTCGACATCGTGTGGCAGACCGACGGCCCCGTCCGTGCGGAACCCTGGAGCCCGTACCTACCCGACAGCGCCAAAAAGGTAGCCGACTGGACCTATCCATGGGTGTGCGGCAACTGCACCGAACCGAGATACAAATAA
- the urtD gene encoding urea ABC transporter ATP-binding protein UrtD: MHVEPVNRGPRCRGPEPREGPDTSHGVILYVEGLTVSFDGFKALDDLNLYIEDGELRCIIGPNGAGKTTLMDVITGKTRPDAGTVFFGQSVDLTRLTETQIAQEGIGRKFQTPTVFEQHSVFENLELALRGDKGVWHSLFARLTGGERERIEQVLELVGLTESMHVRAGLLSHGQKQWLEIGMLLVQDPRVLLLDEPVAGMTAGETDRTAELLTSLAGERTVVVVEHDMEFVRNIARRVTVLHEGRVLAEGGMDAVQNDPRVIEVYLGS; encoded by the coding sequence ATGCACGTCGAACCGGTAAACAGGGGGCCGCGATGCCGCGGTCCCGAGCCCAGGGAAGGCCCGGACACGAGCCATGGCGTCATCCTCTATGTGGAGGGTCTGACGGTCAGCTTCGACGGGTTCAAGGCCCTCGACGATCTGAACCTCTACATCGAGGACGGTGAGCTGCGGTGCATCATCGGGCCCAACGGAGCCGGCAAGACCACTCTCATGGACGTGATCACGGGGAAGACCCGCCCGGACGCCGGCACCGTGTTCTTTGGGCAGTCCGTGGACCTCACCCGGCTCACCGAGACGCAGATCGCCCAGGAGGGGATCGGCCGCAAGTTCCAGACGCCCACCGTGTTCGAGCAGCACAGCGTGTTCGAGAACCTCGAGCTCGCCCTCCGGGGGGACAAGGGGGTCTGGCACAGCCTGTTCGCTCGGCTGACCGGAGGGGAACGGGAGCGCATCGAACAGGTGCTGGAGCTCGTCGGACTGACCGAAAGCATGCACGTCCGGGCCGGACTACTTTCCCACGGCCAGAAGCAGTGGCTCGAGATCGGAATGTTGCTCGTCCAGGATCCTCGAGTGCTGCTCCTGGACGAGCCGGTGGCCGGCATGACGGCCGGAGAGACCGACCGCACGGCGGAGCTGCTGACCTCCCTTGCAGGAGAGCGCACCGTCGTGGTGGTGGAGCATGACATGGAGTTCGTCCGCAACATCGCGCGCAGGGTCACGGTGCTGCACGAGGGTCGGGTGCTCGCCGAGGGCGGCATGGATGCCGTGCAAAACGACCCCCGCGTGATCGAGGTGTACCTGGGGAGCTGA
- the urtB gene encoding urea ABC transporter permease subunit UrtB, which yields MSLNRIASLGLLALFISLACLGSSTATAAGLKEALQGLGAKSRRTILRSIKVLGALGDPAALPALEALRDRKLRVDEQGRVLILDGGGAFARDVVTGERVAVGTGRLRSPVINNRVRRVLLPVIARLQLSSSSLGVRLAAARELAKRPRPDAAGAIRAALEAERDADVRQALLLALAQIEIDSRDPRRRLSAVRTLGASADANVRERLRRMLQTNEAGEFTMEPNPEVRAAAADAIRTIERRLALVSLSRNLFYGVSLGSVLLLAALGLAITFGLMGVINMAHGEMLMLGAYATFVTQNLFRTYLPGWFDWYLVAAVPMAFGVAAVTGMVLERCVLRHLYGRPLETLLATWGISLLLIQTVRLVFGAQNVEVASPTWMSGGTEVMQGLVLTHNRVAIVLFVLFAVALVWVLLRRTPLGLRVRAVTQNRSMAACMGVPVSRVDMWTFGLGSGIAGLGGVALSQIGNVGPELGQSYIVDSFMVVVLGGVGKIAGTVWGALCLGVVNKFLEPYTGAVLGKILVLAFIILFIQKRPQGMFALKGRTAEG from the coding sequence ATGTCCCTCAACAGAATCGCATCCCTGGGCCTCCTCGCCCTGTTCATCTCTCTCGCATGCCTCGGCAGCAGCACGGCAACCGCTGCGGGCCTCAAGGAAGCTCTGCAAGGGTTGGGGGCAAAGAGCCGGAGGACCATTCTGCGTTCGATCAAGGTGCTCGGGGCCCTGGGGGACCCCGCCGCCCTCCCGGCCCTCGAGGCCCTCCGCGACAGGAAGCTTCGTGTCGACGAGCAGGGGCGCGTGTTGATACTCGACGGGGGCGGGGCCTTCGCCCGAGACGTTGTGACCGGCGAGCGGGTGGCGGTTGGGACCGGACGCCTACGTTCCCCCGTGATCAACAACCGGGTCCGCCGGGTACTGCTGCCGGTCATCGCGAGGCTCCAGCTCTCCTCCTCCAGCCTCGGGGTCCGGTTGGCTGCTGCGAGGGAGCTGGCCAAACGCCCGCGTCCGGACGCTGCAGGGGCCATCCGGGCCGCGCTGGAGGCCGAGCGGGATGCCGACGTGCGACAGGCCTTGCTGCTGGCCTTGGCACAGATCGAGATCGACAGCCGGGACCCTCGCCGTCGGCTCTCTGCCGTCCGGACGCTCGGGGCTTCTGCCGATGCGAACGTCAGGGAGAGGCTTCGGCGGATGCTCCAGACGAACGAGGCCGGCGAGTTCACCATGGAGCCAAACCCAGAGGTGCGCGCCGCGGCCGCCGATGCGATCCGCACCATCGAACGGAGGCTGGCCCTCGTCTCCCTCTCCCGCAACCTGTTCTATGGGGTGAGCCTCGGCAGCGTGCTGCTTCTGGCGGCATTGGGGCTGGCCATCACCTTCGGCCTGATGGGCGTGATCAACATGGCCCACGGCGAGATGCTCATGCTGGGCGCCTACGCCACCTTCGTGACCCAGAACCTGTTCCGCACCTATCTCCCGGGGTGGTTCGACTGGTACCTCGTGGCCGCCGTGCCGATGGCCTTCGGCGTGGCGGCCGTGACGGGAATGGTTCTGGAGCGGTGCGTTCTTCGCCACCTTTACGGGCGCCCCCTGGAGACCCTGTTGGCGACATGGGGGATCAGCCTTCTGCTGATCCAGACGGTACGGCTGGTGTTCGGGGCCCAGAACGTGGAGGTCGCCAGCCCGACGTGGATGTCAGGGGGGACCGAGGTGATGCAAGGGCTCGTGCTGACCCACAACCGCGTCGCCATCGTCCTGTTCGTCCTCTTTGCAGTGGCCCTCGTGTGGGTGCTCCTCCGCCGCACCCCGCTCGGCCTGAGGGTGCGCGCCGTCACTCAGAACCGATCCATGGCCGCATGCATGGGGGTCCCGGTGTCACGGGTGGACATGTGGACGTTTGGGCTCGGCTCCGGCATCGCGGGGCTGGGCGGGGTGGCCCTGTCCCAGATCGGCAACGTGGGCCCGGAACTCGGCCAGTCGTACATCGTGGACTCCTTCATGGTGGTCGTGTTGGGGGGGGTAGGGAAGATCGCGGGCACCGTGTGGGGGGCCCTCTGCCTGGGCGTGGTGAACAAGTTCTTAGAGCCGTACACGGGCGCCGTGCTCGGGAAGATCCTGGTGCTGGCATTCATCATCCTGTTCATCCAGAAGCGGCCCCAGGGGATGTTCGCCCTGAAGGGCCGAACGGCCGAAGGCTGA